One genomic region from Spirosoma sp. KCTC 42546 encodes:
- a CDS encoding GTPase-associated system all-helical protein GASH, whose amino-acid sequence MERNEIFYDWLRAKFFEIEDNDTRLQQLTAAVNDLAAILEKDLHEVRCFTLSALDADIPITNPSIVATYELVKKHWSSIEGKYPEPPRGILRGIILSALYQLGMKDAELCRIIYYTASGYSQFVRFGNEQSIINRILKEFGKDVEDEALAEWSLGDAPIAPTPIALKLKNLSLELKLSSTEVDENELKKALTEAAGVEPRHNHGPQNGTQFWSPHFGSTASAGIAKAIKTAVNGFGGSLSTNTLETEINNYFTNINNTLNNAFKASFQSLLAVERRSKLLWWKETLYSTTLRKSYREIDAAVLPVVMAIDLVKLLPDVTPVSVDYLLTDTYRAVKHDASIKQPLSKLLACFEDEEQQKLLASHLPMLTDCGERTTLTLFLTQVVHDQKSLKKLTHYTGLRADVEASHQQLAVIVLHDLLTERLIQEANAA is encoded by the coding sequence ATGGAACGTAACGAGATTTTCTACGATTGGCTGCGCGCAAAATTTTTCGAGATAGAGGATAATGATACACGTTTACAACAACTTACTGCTGCTGTAAACGATTTAGCTGCGATCCTCGAGAAGGACCTGCACGAGGTTCGTTGCTTCACCTTGTCGGCACTCGATGCTGACATTCCGATTACTAATCCAAGTATTGTGGCTACTTATGAGTTAGTCAAAAAACATTGGAGCAGTATAGAGGGCAAATATCCAGAACCTCCACGTGGTATACTGCGAGGTATAATACTCAGTGCACTTTATCAACTGGGAATGAAGGATGCTGAACTTTGTAGGATTATTTACTATACTGCTAGTGGCTATAGCCAATTTGTGCGGTTTGGCAATGAACAGTCCATTATTAATCGCATCCTGAAAGAGTTTGGTAAGGATGTGGAGGATGAAGCATTAGCTGAGTGGTCATTAGGTGACGCGCCAATAGCGCCAACTCCAATTGCGTTGAAGCTCAAAAATTTGAGTTTAGAACTAAAGCTGAGTAGCACTGAAGTAGACGAAAATGAACTAAAAAAAGCACTAACTGAAGCAGCAGGAGTAGAGCCTAGACATAATCACGGCCCTCAAAATGGAACTCAATTTTGGTCTCCACACTTTGGATCCACTGCAAGTGCAGGCATTGCCAAAGCTATTAAAACAGCAGTAAATGGCTTTGGGGGATCACTCTCAACAAATACATTGGAAACCGAAATCAACAATTACTTCACCAATATAAATAACACATTAAATAACGCGTTTAAAGCATCCTTCCAGTCACTCTTAGCAGTAGAAAGACGAAGTAAATTATTATGGTGGAAGGAAACGCTATATTCTACCACGCTACGTAAAAGTTATAGAGAGATTGATGCGGCTGTTTTACCAGTAGTGATGGCCATTGACTTAGTCAAGCTACTGCCAGATGTAACGCCTGTAAGTGTGGACTATTTACTCACCGATACCTACCGTGCGGTGAAACACGACGCATCGATTAAGCAACCACTCTCGAAACTATTAGCTTGTTTTGAAGATGAAGAGCAGCAGAAACTTTTGGCTTCGCACCTACCCATGTTAACAGACTGCGGGGAGCGAACTACCCTGACTTTATTCCTAACCCAGGTAGTACACGACCAGAAATCCTTGAAAAAACTTACACATTATACGGGCCTGCGTGCCGATGTTGAGGCATCACATCAACAGCTGGCAGTAATAGTTCTCCACGATTTACTCACGGAACGTCTTATCCAGGAAGCCAATGCCGCTTAG